Proteins from a genomic interval of Staphylococcus debuckii:
- a CDS encoding ABC transporter ATP-binding protein has translation MLRAKNLRLKYPNAPEKTFDGLDIEIPDKQKVLLLGPSGCGKSTLLNVLSGIVPNLIELPMKYDDLEVDLNSGVIFQDPDTQFCMPKVYEELAFVLENKQVPRKDMDALIQKALASVDLDVGPKQTVQKLSGGMKQKLAIAETVLQEADTLFLDEPTAMLDVDATEDLWNHIKDMWQDQTVLIVEHKVEHIWKHIDRVILMNYGGEIIADDSPDVILHQHEALLTEYGVWHPHAWDYAPESTLSSDTHIKPDFQFSNGEIVRGKKSLIQIPELAVGPGEWITITGKNGAGKTTLLESMMQLIKYRGKMTYQDQQLHKIKEAAQHMYLVYQNPELQFITNSVYEEIFINFSGENAKEETDKLIDLLNLEAVRDHHPFELSMGQKRRLSVATALSSRADIILLDEPTFGLDSHNTFNLLSLFQKRVAQGQTIVMVTHDPHIIERYPTRRIELREHLLCEEQLFETAGEDNV, from the coding sequence TTGTTACGTGCAAAAAATTTACGACTCAAATATCCGAATGCGCCTGAAAAAACCTTTGATGGATTAGATATCGAAATTCCAGATAAACAAAAGGTACTATTATTAGGTCCTTCAGGCTGCGGTAAAAGTACATTGCTGAATGTCTTAAGTGGCATCGTTCCGAATTTAATAGAATTACCGATGAAATATGATGATTTAGAAGTCGATTTAAATAGCGGTGTCATCTTTCAAGATCCAGATACACAATTTTGCATGCCCAAGGTCTATGAAGAACTTGCTTTTGTATTAGAAAACAAGCAAGTACCGCGTAAAGACATGGATGCCTTAATTCAGAAGGCTTTAGCCTCAGTTGATTTAGATGTGGGACCTAAGCAAACTGTACAGAAATTAAGCGGCGGCATGAAACAAAAGTTAGCCATTGCAGAAACAGTGTTGCAAGAAGCGGACACACTTTTCTTAGACGAACCGACAGCCATGTTGGATGTAGATGCGACGGAAGACTTGTGGAATCATATTAAAGATATGTGGCAAGACCAGACCGTGCTAATTGTAGAGCACAAAGTTGAACATATCTGGAAACACATTGACCGCGTTATTTTAATGAATTATGGCGGAGAAATTATTGCAGATGATTCTCCTGATGTGATTTTGCATCAGCATGAAGCATTACTGACTGAATATGGCGTGTGGCATCCGCATGCTTGGGATTACGCACCTGAAAGCACTTTGTCATCAGATACTCACATCAAACCTGATTTCCAATTCAGCAATGGTGAAATCGTACGCGGAAAAAAATCACTGATTCAGATTCCAGAATTAGCTGTGGGTCCAGGTGAGTGGATAACGATTACTGGAAAAAATGGTGCCGGCAAAACAACGTTATTGGAATCCATGATGCAGTTAATAAAATATCGCGGTAAAATGACTTATCAAGATCAGCAACTGCATAAGATTAAAGAAGCTGCTCAACATATGTATTTGGTTTATCAAAATCCAGAACTACAATTTATTACTAATTCTGTTTACGAAGAAATCTTTATCAACTTTAGTGGTGAAAATGCAAAAGAAGAAACAGACAAGTTGATAGACTTGTTGAATTTGGAAGCGGTACGTGACCACCATCCCTTTGAATTATCAATGGGCCAAAAACGCCGCTTAAGTGTAGCAACGGCTTTAAGTTCTCGAGCTGATATTATTCTACTGGATGAACCTACATTCGGTTTAGACAGTCATAACACTTTCAACTTATTATCACTTTTCCAAAAACGTGTGGCGCAAGGTCAAACGATTGTCATGGTAACGCACGATCCTCATATTATTGAGCGTTACCCTACAAGACGAATTGAGCTAAGAGAACATTTACTGTGCGAAGAACAACTATTTGAAACGGCAGGTGAAGACAATGTATGA
- a CDS encoding ECF transporter S component, whose translation MSKGLKLSDILVTVLIAVIFAIIYNIWNFVYKAMQVTGLHLEELSYGMWFAAAVVAYLIIPKPGIALLAEFAAGAGETIVMGRFDIATIVYGLLQGLACEIIFAIFRYKSRSVMVAMLAGLAAALVTFPIDFYYGYLGEVAGWNLFLYVFFRCVSGIVLAGLFPYYLVKALDKTGVTKLFRPASQKDYDNL comes from the coding sequence ATGTCAAAAGGACTTAAACTTTCAGATATCTTGGTAACTGTGTTAATTGCAGTTATTTTCGCTATCATCTACAACATCTGGAACTTCGTATACAAAGCGATGCAAGTGACTGGATTACATCTAGAGGAGCTCTCGTACGGTATGTGGTTTGCGGCGGCAGTTGTAGCTTACCTCATCATCCCTAAACCGGGTATTGCCTTACTTGCCGAATTTGCAGCGGGTGCCGGTGAAACAATCGTCATGGGACGCTTTGATATTGCAACCATCGTTTACGGTTTATTGCAAGGTTTAGCTTGTGAGATTATCTTTGCAATCTTCCGTTATAAATCACGCTCTGTGATGGTCGCAATGCTTGCTGGTTTAGCTGCAGCATTAGTCACTTTCCCTATCGACTTCTACTATGGTTATTTAGGCGAAGTAGCAGGCTGGAACTTATTCTTATATGTATTCTTCCGTTGTGTCAGCGGTATTGTGCTTGCAGGTCTCTTCCCTTATTACTTAGTGAAAGCGCTTGATAAGACAGGTGTGACGAAATTATTCAGACCTGCTTCTCAAAAAGATTACGATAATTTGTAA